A single window of Pungitius pungitius chromosome 20, fPunPun2.1, whole genome shotgun sequence DNA harbors:
- the slc22a16 gene encoding solute carrier family 22 member 16: MTVERIFDQLGHFKRFQACLYFAAVFQAVACGIHYLSSVFLVQTPNFVCSAPGNVTGVLYGNLTASSLEDVLPAFKLGTGPLVARTAGGEQWELSRCRRALRLDPTRFAYTFHGNTTARACDGNFVYDRTEVVQSIVTEWDLVCEKEWLAKLCQPTFMLGVLIGALVFGDVADRVGRVRILMLTSVCQFGFGVSVAFSGNYYYFVVLRFLLAMVSSGYLVVVFVYVTEFTGIKVRTWTSMHVHAAFAVGVMVVALTGYLVRVWWIYQLILSTCTSPFLLLCWKFPETPFYLMAKGRYEEAQTLLDSMARFNGLEPTLRVQELLEPEERENGRALLHEAEGRPPQPDRKLSILDLFSTWRMAGRTCTVWAIWFIGSLGYYVFSLGSVNLGGNQYMNLFLAGAVELPSYLVGCYAMDRIGRKKTCAPALLLAGVACMLIIVVPDDIDALAIALAMTGKFAIAIAFGLIYLYTCELYPTIIRSLAVGSGSMMCRVGSVVAPFCVYLADVWIYLPQLIVGILAFIVGVLMLLLPETLGKPLTTTLEEAEALANQPSKKDPATGRKNVEDGLEMNHRKAKA, translated from the exons ATTCCAGGCATGTCTGTACTTTGCCGCGGTCTTCCAGGCCGTAGCCTGCGGGATCCACTACCTGTCCTCCGTCTTCTTGGTGCAGACGCCCAACTTTGTGTGCAGCGCGCCGGGCAACGTCACCGGCGTCCTGTACGGTAACCTGACCGCATCCAGCCTCGAAGACGTCCTGCCGGCCTTCAAGCTGGGGACCGGGCCCCTGGTGGCGAGGACGGCGGGAGGCGAACAGTGGGAGCTCAGCCGGTGCCGCCGCGCCCTGCGCCTCGACCCGACGCGCTTCGCGTACACCTTCCACGGCAACACGACGGCGAGAGCCTGCGATGGGAACTTTGTGTACGACCGCACGGAAGTGGTCCAAAGTATCGTGACGGAATGGGACTTGGTGTGCGAGAAGGAGTGGCTGGCCAAGCTGTGCCAACCCACCTTCATGCTCGGGGTGCTGATCGGAGCGCTGGTGTTTGGGGATGTCGCCGACAG AGTTGGTCGCGTGAGGATCCTGATGCTCACCAGCGTCTGTCAGTTTGGCTTCGGGGTGTCTGTGGCCTTCTCTGGGAACTACTATTACTTTGTGGTGCTCCGCTTCCTCCTTGCCATG GTGTCGAGCGGATACCTCGTGGTGGTGTTCGTCTACGTCACCGAGTTCACCGGCATCAAAGTGCGCACGTGGACCTCCATGCACGTGCACGCGGCCTTTGCCGTGGGCGTCATGGTGGTGGCACTGACCGGCTACCTGGTGCGGGTCTGGTGGATCTACCAGCTCATCCTCTCCACGTGCACGTCGCCCTTTCTACTCCTCTGCTGGAAGTTCCCAGAGACGCCTTTTTATTTGATGGCCAAGGGCCGCTACGAGGAGGCTCAGACCCTGCTGGACTCGATGGCCCGCTTCAACGGCCTCGAACCCACGCTGAGGGTCCAGGAGCTCCTGGAGCCCGAGGAGAGGGAGAACGGCCGGGCTCTGCTGCACGAGGCCGAGGGGCGGCCGCCGCAGCCCGACCGGAAGCTCTCCATTCTGGATCTGTTCAGCACCTGGAGGATGGCCGGCCGCACGTGCACGGTGTGGGCCATCTGGTTCATCGGCAGTCTAGGCTACTACGTCTTCTCCCTGGGCTCCGTCAACCTGGGAGGAAACCAGTACATGAATCTCTTCCTGGCCG GTGCAGTGGAGCTTCCCTCGTATCTGGTTGGTTGTTATGCAATGGACCGGATTGGCAGGAAGAAGACCTGTGCCCCGGCTCTGCTGCTGGCCGGGGTTGCTTGTATGCTCATTATTGTGGTACCTGAT GACATTGACGCGCTGGCCATTGCTCTCGCTATGACGGGGAAGTTTGCCATCGCCATTGCCTTTGGGCTCATCTACCTGTACACCTGTGAGCTTTACCCAACCATCATCAG GTCTCTTGCGGTGGGCAGTGGGAGCATGATGTGCCGTGTTGGCAGTGTGGTGGCGCCCTTCTGCGTGTACCTGGCCGATGTCTGGATCTACCTACCACAG CTGATTGTTGGAATCCTGGCGTTCATCGTGGGAgtgctgatgttgttgttgcccGAGACTCTGGGCAAACCTCTAACAACCACTCTGGAAGAGGCGGAAGCTCTGGCAAACCAGCCCAGCAAGAAGGACCCCGCCACGGGGCGTAAAAATGTCGAGGACGGCTTGGAGATGAACCACCGGAAAGCCAAGGCCTGA